In a single window of the Neorhodopirellula lusitana genome:
- a CDS encoding SHD1 domain-containing protein — protein sequence MRTHLFVLLMLAGLSFGSGGLSAKVYGQSLQYDWQTGQKFSYRFDISVESVGSTTSYKGMTHYTVGAVGPDQLKVNYKGGLQESTKRKSSSGRSRGFGGFGPMPPRIPSPFSRPTFAGKTQTTNKITISPQGSVIAMEGSSQLPYLLGNVSLIPFEPLPASERQEWVSDSGVAITEKSDSSRNRFGPFSPFGNDDKESVQSASEVIRYRVREKSNNQIKITRTYAMKMPKSSDDASFDMTGTGTWVYDTTEHIPHSLDMDYKLIITKGGTTTTVPISVKYTRVSPEELANIAAEAKRKADEKAQAAALAKAAAEAPLTADEKNMALSALVSGDTKGVVAKLGELAKKKLADPDPEVAAVIESLLASEDKGIAKAASSALMNWSASYRLKKSLAKAYQGPGVIKSTGRVVESITPLYVGQLVQAQQPRYGSFWRAAKVEELMPDGKVKLGFLTWGKVRSSSAVDRRNIQLAPDELDQPAKPKSVSIAAKSNALPSAASKPAGEARTWSDATGRFKVEAVFVSLKDGTVSIRRMSDNRVIPIPIAKLSQADQTYLQQLEAAENPFAIP from the coding sequence ATGCGAACTCATCTATTTGTATTGCTTATGTTGGCTGGGCTCAGCTTCGGCAGCGGCGGCCTTTCGGCGAAGGTTTATGGTCAGTCGTTGCAATACGATTGGCAAACGGGGCAAAAGTTTTCCTATCGCTTCGACATCTCGGTGGAAAGTGTTGGATCGACCACTAGCTATAAAGGGATGACTCACTACACAGTCGGCGCGGTGGGACCGGATCAGCTGAAGGTGAATTACAAAGGCGGGCTTCAGGAATCGACCAAGCGGAAATCCAGTTCTGGTCGCTCGAGAGGGTTTGGGGGGTTCGGTCCGATGCCTCCCCGCATTCCGAGTCCTTTTTCGCGACCGACGTTTGCCGGCAAAACGCAAACGACCAACAAGATCACAATCAGTCCTCAAGGGTCAGTCATCGCGATGGAAGGCAGTTCGCAACTGCCCTATTTGCTGGGGAACGTTTCTTTGATTCCGTTTGAGCCGTTGCCCGCGAGTGAGCGGCAAGAGTGGGTGAGCGATAGCGGTGTCGCGATCACCGAAAAGAGTGACAGCAGTCGAAATCGCTTCGGTCCTTTTAGCCCGTTCGGTAACGATGACAAAGAAAGCGTGCAGTCGGCCAGCGAGGTCATCCGATATCGGGTGCGGGAAAAATCCAATAATCAGATCAAGATCACCCGGACCTATGCAATGAAGATGCCGAAGTCCAGTGACGATGCCTCGTTTGACATGACGGGAACGGGAACGTGGGTCTATGACACGACGGAACATATCCCGCATTCATTGGACATGGACTACAAGCTGATCATTACCAAAGGCGGTACGACCACCACGGTGCCCATCTCGGTGAAGTACACGCGTGTCTCGCCAGAAGAGCTTGCTAACATTGCCGCTGAAGCCAAGCGAAAAGCCGACGAGAAGGCTCAAGCCGCCGCATTGGCCAAGGCAGCTGCCGAAGCACCGCTCACTGCTGACGAAAAAAACATGGCCCTGAGTGCCCTCGTGTCCGGTGACACCAAGGGGGTGGTTGCGAAACTTGGTGAGCTGGCGAAGAAGAAGCTGGCTGACCCGGACCCCGAGGTCGCCGCGGTGATTGAATCACTGCTCGCGAGTGAAGACAAAGGCATTGCCAAAGCAGCAAGCAGTGCGTTGATGAATTGGTCGGCAAGCTATCGGCTTAAGAAGAGTCTCGCCAAAGCGTATCAGGGTCCGGGCGTTATTAAGTCGACCGGCAGGGTCGTGGAGTCGATTACGCCATTATACGTTGGGCAGCTCGTCCAGGCTCAACAGCCTCGTTACGGGAGTTTCTGGCGAGCAGCGAAGGTGGAGGAGCTGATGCCCGATGGCAAAGTGAAGTTGGGGTTCTTGACCTGGGGAAAGGTCCGGTCGAGCTCGGCCGTCGATCGACGTAACATCCAATTGGCTCCTGACGAACTCGATCAACCTGCGAAGCCGAAGTCCGTCTCGATTGCGGCCAAAAGCAATGCCCTACCATCCGCAGCGTCGAAGCCCGCCGGCGAAGCACGCACGTGGTCGGATGCAACAGGGCGATTCAAGGTGGAGGCGGTCTTTGTTAGCTTGAAAGACGGGACTGTCAGTATTCGTCGTATGAGTGACAATCGCGTGATCCCCATTCCAATCGCGAAGCTAAGCCAAGCCGATCAGACTTACCTGCAGCAATTGGAAGCTGCAGAGAATCCGTTTGCCATTCCGTAA